The DNA region GAACAGTGTCATTCTTCGCTCTTTTATCAGTACCTGTAATAGTTGGCATCAGCCTTTCATTCAGTGTACCATAGGCTTCACGTACAGAACCATCTACTTTTTGAAAGTAGAACTTCACAATCTTACTTTTCATTTGAGCTTTCAGCTTTAAGTTTGCCCAAGCAACTTTCAGTGCTTCACTCATTGAAAAACCGTTTCTCTTCACGAAAGACCATGCAAGTGACATCACCTCTTTCATTTGATTTCTAAAATTCGTGCTCATAACCGTGTGATTTAATATGTTTATACTATTGCGTTACTCAAACTTTCTTCGTTTCTTTGTATCATTGAATGTTTGATGACGCGAATATACACAATATTTGTGAACATACAATATATCATTCACAAATAACGTGTATATAAACATTATTTAACCATTAGAATAACTTATACCTTATTATAATATGATATGAAGAAGAAAGAGAATTGGGCTTTAGGATTGAGTGGCATTGCAGTAGTAATAAGCATCGTATCAATCTGTGTTGCATACCCTCACAAGGCAGAGTTGGGCTTTGACTATCAAGGCGTATTGGTTGGGGTTCTATCATTGCTTGTAACAACCTTGATAGGATGGAACATATATACGATAATTGACATAAAAAGCACAAGAGATAAGATTGATGAAATATCAACTGGAGCATCATTCATGGTACAAAAAAACATGGCTGTTTCTGAAAACACTAATTGGATGATATACCATTACTTACTGTTAGAGAAAGACCCATTAGGATTAGAATATAGGTTTTTATATCATGGAGTTGCGTGTTTATTTCACACTTCGCAATTTTCGGATATAATCACATGCAATGCCGTAGTAAAAGGATTACTTGAATGTATTGTAAATCCCAAATCCATAACTATTACAAAAAGCGGGAAAAACGAAATACTCAAACTTTTATCCGGTGTGAAACATACCGATAAAATAGAAGGATACCTTGAATTATTAAATAGGATAGCTTTGGTGAATGTGAGGTAGAAAAATGACAATTCGTAAATGAAGATTGAATTTGAGAATATAAATTCTCACCCTCATCACTGTCCAAAAATTCTGTAGAGAAACCTTCAGGAACTTTCTTTTCCATAGCAAATAGTAAAGCGACCAACTCCAAAGTTGCGGTTTGAAGTTAAGTCGCCTATATAGTCCCTTAATGGGAATAGTTAAACAATTTAGTCGAAATCATCCGCAACTTGATTTCGACACAAATACACACAATATTTGTGAATATGAATAGCATTGGAGATAGAATATTCAAAATTAAATCCTATTATTTCGGAAACGAAAGAGGAAGCAACAAAAAATTTGCAAACGCAGTTGGAGAAAAACCTAATACAGTATCAAACTGGTTCGGCCGTAAAGACGGGATAGGAGATGCTGTCATAGATAAGATTATATCCACTTTCCCCAATGTAGACAAAGGATGGTTAGTTGGCGGAAATGGAGATATGTTAACTTCTACCGAAAGCTCATCATCAGCCCAAATTATAGACAACGAAAGTGAGTTAAAGTTGGCTTTGGAAAAGGGAATAAAACTACTCCCTGAAGTTGATTTCAAATTTGCCGCTGGACAAATAAAACTTATCAATGGAATAGAAAGTATAAAACGGTACTGGTATCTGCCAGACTGCAAGGATTGCGAAGCAATTGCACAGATAGCGGGAAACTCCATGTCTCCTGCATATCCTTCCGGATGTTGGGTAGCTCTTAAGAAATATGGTTTCAGTGTGGATGCAGCCACTCAAATCCCATTTGGCAATGTATTCGGAATAGTTGTACAAGATAAATTTACTGGGGATTATCACGGACATATCAAAATACTACGCCGATATAAAGACCAGGAGTTATCACGAAAGTTTTGGATTGCTCATTCTCTAAATGAATCTGAATATGACGACTTCGACATAGAAATAACTCAAGTGCGTAGCTTGTGGATAGTTAAACAGCATATTGTAAGTGATATATTATTGTAAATAAAATCTAAATACTATGGGAGTATATTTTAGGAAAAGGATAAAGATTCTTCCCGGAGTACACATGAATATTAGTAAATCCGGTACAAGTTGGTCGGTCGGTCCACGAGGAGCAAAAGTAAATTTTGGAAAGCGAGGCACATATGTCACTACAGGAATACCCGGCACTGGTATCTACTCAAGAACAAAAGTTAGTGGCAACAATATGTCTAATCATAGAACGCAATCAAATAATGCAGATTCTGGATATGAAATTAAAAATTATACTGGATGTCTTTTCTCGTTTATATGCTATGCGCTTGCAGTCATATTGCCTATCTGTGGCGTACATTTCTCTCTATCTATATTTCTTATAATAATAGGATTTGCTTTACATTTATCGTCGGTTGAGAAAAAGAAAACAGTTCAAAGAAATAATGAGATTGATAACGATAATGAAACCAAAATTACGGAAACGCCTATAAATAGGATAATTATACATACAGAAGAAAAAGTAGATACAAAAAAAGAAGAGGAATTTATAAAGGAAGAAGAGGAAGAAAAAACAGAACGCCTCTCTGCAAATAATGTTGATATGATCAGACTTGATCCGCTATTTGAAGATGCTGCCCGTCTGGTTGTGATCCATCAACAAGGTTCCACTTCATTAATTCAACGTAAATTTGCTATAGGTTATAATCGAGCAGGGCGTATTATGGACCAACTTGAATGTGCCGGAATTGTGAGCGCATCATACGGTAGTAAAGCAAGAGAAATTTTATGCCAAGATGAAAATGAGCTTGAATATAAATTAAATCATTTAAGCGAATCGCAGTTTGACAGCCTTTTTCAAAAAGAAAAAGATGCAGAAGAAGAATTATACCGAGAAGAAGATCTCAACGAAAGTACAAGATTAATCAAATTGGGTATAAATTTAGAAAAAGAAGGCATGATCAATGAAGCTATATCTGTATATGAAAAAGCTATCATACCAAAACTTCCAGCCACACATCCGTATAATAGACTTATGATTCTTTACAGAAAAAAGAAAGATTATGAAAACGAAATTCGTGTTCTCAAACTTGCCATAAGTGTATTTATGAAAGAAAATGAGCGCAGAGCCGGAAGGATAATCGAAGATAATTCATCGTTATACAATCAAGTGATGCAGGCTCTTGAAACTAATGAAAACATTAGATATGAAGACGGGAAATGGGCTTTCGTCCAATATGATGTAATGGAGTATGTTACAAGATTAGAAAAAGCTAAACGGCTATTAGAAAAATCCAAATCAACAACGAATTAAAGAACAAATTAAATATGTAAGATAATGAAGAAGATTTTATTTTTAATGGCAATGCTGCCAATGATGCTGTTAACAGCGTGTTCGTCAGACGATGATAACAACGATTATGAAAGCCGACTTGTTGGGGCTTGGGTAGAAGACACAGAATCAACAGTAGAAGTATTTAATCTTGAACTCAAGGCAGACCATTCAGGCTATTTTTGGGCTACAGATGATGGTGTGATAGATGAATTTGGAAAACGTAGACTAACATGGAGCGTAACAGAACACACGTTTACGGGCACGTATGAAGGTGAGGGTACAAAAACTTTCGATTACCAAATAACTAATGGAAAATTGTATTTGGGAGAAATCGTATACATTAAGAAGTAGCTATATGATTGACTTTTTAACTATCGTACTCCTAATATTCGGAGTACTGCAAATCATCCTCTTCTTCAAAGTATGGGGAATGACAAACGACATCAAAGAGATGAGAAACAAGTACCTCAAAGATGAGGATGCAAAAAGAAGAAAGGAAGCGGAATACGATCCCCGAAATCAATAAGGGGATAAAAACCGATGACCTAAAACCGATTATTAACAGTTCAATTCTGCTGCCAAACTGGCAATTGTATAGCAGATTGTGTTTTAAAGAATTCAGACAATTATAGGAACTTACATGAATATCAGCAATATACGTAGGAATCTATTAGAGACTTCGTAACGCGTAGGTCGCCAGTTCAAGTCTGGCTAGCGGCTCAAAGGAAAGGAGATGCTTATGCATCTCTTTTTTTATTTCATAGATTCTTCTTACCTTTGCCTGACTAAAGAAAACTGTAAAAACCGATGAAAAAGAAGACAAAAGGAATTCTCATAGGAGGATTGATAGCCCTGTTCCTTATTGGTGCAGCTTGTGCCGGAACATTCTATTATTATTTATTCTATCCACAGTTTCATCCCTCCAAAACAGCTTATATTTATATCGATAAAGACGATACGCCGGATTCCATATATAACAAAGTAAAAAAACAGGGACATCCGAAAAGTTTTTCAGGCTTTCTCTGGATGGCTAAATGGCGTGACTACAATTCAAACATCCACACAGGACGCTATGCCATCCGCCCAGGAGAGAGTGTTTACCACGTCTTTAGTCGTTTATATAGAGGATATCAAGAGCCTATGAATCTGACCATTAGCAATGTACGTACTTTAGATAGACTTGCTCGCAGCGTAGGCAAACAACTTATGATTGATTCTACTGAAATTGCAGTAATAATGAACGACTCGCTATTTCAAAAGAAAATGGGATATACAAAGGAAACAATGGCCAGCCTGTTCATTCCCGAAACTTATCAAGTATACTGGAATATGAGCGTACAGGATTTCTTTGACCGTATGAAGAAAGAACATGAGAAATTTTGGAATCAGGACCGACTAGCCAAGGCCACAACCATAGGCATGACACCGGAAGAAGTATCGACACTCGCCTCTATTGTAGAAGAAGAAACAAATAACAATGAAGAAAAGCCCATGGTTGCAGGTCTCTACATAAATCGTTTAAATAAGGGTATGCCCTTACAGGCCGATCCCACCATTAAATTCGCACTTCAAGATTTCGCTCTAAGAAGAATTACGAATGAGCACCTGAATGTAAAGTCACCCTACAATACTTATCTAAATACCGGATTACCACCAGGACCGATACGTATTCCTTCAACCATCGGCATTGATGCTGTGCTGAATTATGCAAAGCACAATTATATTTATATGTGTGCCAAAGAGGACCTTTCAGGTACCCATAACTTTGCTTCCAATTACACTGATCATATGAAAAATGCTAGAAAATATTGGGATGCTTTAAACGAAAGAAAGATTTTCAAGTAAAATCGTAATAAAATAAAAGCAAAAGGCTATATTTGCGAGTGAAAAACGCAGATTATTTTCTTATTAATAATCCATGACTAACATTAAAACAATCAGATATGAGCAAGCAACTCTTACTTGGCGATGAAGCCATTGCACAAGCTGCATTAGATGCCGGACTCTCAGGTGTTTACGCCTACCCCGGCACTCCTTCCACGGAAATAACAGAATACATCCAAATGGCACCCATTACGACTGAACAAAATATTCACAGTCGTTGGTCTTCTAACGAAAAGACCGCAATGGAAGCCGCTTTGGGGATGTCATTTGTTGGTAAACGAGCATTAGTCTGCATGAAACATGTAGGTATGAATGTAGCTGCCGACTGTTTTATCAATTCAGCCGTTACCGGTGTAAAAGGTGGATTAATTGTAATAGCAGCGGATGATCCCAGCATGCACTCTTCACAAAATGAACAAGACAGCCGCTTTTACGGTGATTTCTCACTTATTCCCATGTATGAACCAAGTAATCAGCAAGAAGCGTACGACATGGTTTATAACGGCTTTGCATTCTCCGAAAAAATCGGTGAACCGATATTATTGCGTATGGTCACCCGCCTCGCCCACTCTCGTTCAGGTGTAGAGCAAAAGGCTCAACAAGTCCAGAATGAAATATCTTTCAGTGAAGACCCACGCCAATTTATCCTATTACCAGGTAATGCACGCAAACGTTACAAAGTTTTGTTGGAACGTCAGGCTGAATTCATTGAAGCCTCTGAAAATTCTCCATATAATAAGTATATAGATGGTCCTAACAAAAAAATGGGTATCATAGCTTGCGGTATCGGCTACAACTATCTGATGGAAAACTATCCTGACGGTTGTGAATATCCTGTATTAAAGATTGGGCAATACCCATTACCCAAGAAACAACTTCTACAGCTGGTAGAAGCCTGCGATGAGATTCTGGTATTGGAAGATGGACAACCTTTCGTTGAGAAACAGTTGAAAGGTTATCTCGGCATTGGCGTTAAAGTAAAAGGACGTCTGGATGGCACATTGCCACAGGACGGTGAATTAAATCCGGACAAGGTAGCGCGCACCGTAGGAAAAGAAAACAAATCAGAGTTTGGAGTACCTTCTCTTGTAGAAATGCGTCCACCTGCACTTTGCGAAGGTTGTGGACATCGTGATATGTATACTGTACTGACGCAAGTACTGAAAGAAGAATATCCAACTCATAAGGTATTCAGTGATATCGGTTGTTATACTTTAGGAGCCAATGCGCCATTCAATGCCATCAATTCATGTGTAGACATGGGGGCATCCATTACAATGGCAAAAGGCGCCTCTGATGGTGGTCTTCACCCTGCAGTGGCAGTTATCGGAGACTCAACTTTTACCCATTCCGGCATGACAGGACTTCTAGACTGTGTCAATGAAAATGCTAATGTTACCATTGTCATCTCAGACAATGAAACTACCGCTATGACAGGCGGCCAGGATTCCGCCGGCACAGGACGTATCGAAGCAATCTGCGCTGGTATCGGTGTAGCTCCTGAACACATTCGCGTAGTAGTTCCCCTTAAAAAGAATTATGAAGAAATGAAACAGATTATCCGTGAAGAAATCGAATATCGTGGTGTATCTGTTATTATTCCACGCAGAGAATGCATTCAAACTTTAGCCCGTAAAAAACGAAACAAGTAAAACCATGAAAAAAGATATCATACTTTCCGGCGTTGGTGGACAAGGCATCCTCTCTATCGCCACAGTAATCGGTAAAGCCGCCCTTAAAGACGGATTATATATGAAACAAGCGGAAGTACATGGCATGAGCCAACGTGGCGGTGACGTACAATCCAATTTACGTATCAGTGATCAACCTATTGCCTCTGATCTTATTCCTTCAGGCAAATGCGATTTGATCATCTCACTTGAGCCCATGGAAGGACTACGCTATCTCCCCTATTTAAGTCCTGAAGGCTGGCTGGTAACTAACGAAACTCCGTTCGTTAATATCCCCAACTATCCAGCAGAAGCTGATGTGCGGGCAGAGTTGGATAAATTACCCCATAAAATCGTTCTGAATGTGGATAAGGTGGCTAAAGAAATTGGTTCTATTCGCGTAGCAAATATTGTTTTGCTTGGGGCTACCATTCCCTTTCTGGGAATTGATTATGAGAAAATACAAACCAGCATCCGCGAAATCTTCGAACGCAAAGGCGAGGCTATTGTAGAGATGAACTTCAAAGCACTGGCTGCCGGAAAAGAAATTGCTGAAAAATTAATGTAAAGACCCTCCAAAACAAACTACCATGAATAACAAATACTGGGAAGAAGACATAGAGACCATGAGCCGTGAGAAGTTGCAGGAATTGCAACTTCGGCGGCTTAAAAAGACAATAAATATTGCAGCTAATTCACCGTATTACAAAAAAGTGTTCCAGGAACATAATATCACAGCTGATAGCATTCAAAGCCTCGAAGATATTCGAAAAATCCCATTTACCACTAAAGCTGATATGCGTGCCACCTACCCTTTTGGTCTAGTTTCAGGCAATATGCAGGAAGATGGCGTACGTATTCATTCTTCAAGCGGAACAACCGGTACTCCGACTCTGATTGTTCATTCTCAGCACGATCTGGACTCTTGGGCAAACCTGGTAGCACGCTGTCTCTATATGGTAGGCATACGCAAAACGGATGTTTTCCAGAATAGTTCCGGATATGGTATGTTCACCGGAGGATTAGGTTTCCAATATGGAGCAGAACGTTTGGGAGCACTGACAGTTCCTGCTGCTGCCGGAAACAGTAAGCGACAGATTAAATTCATCACTGATTTCAAAACAACTGCGCTTCATGCTATTCCCAGCTATGCTATTCGCCTGGCAGAAGTCATTCAAGAAGAAGGCATAGATCCGACAAGCACCAGCTTAAAAACACTTGTCATTGGTGCTGAGCCTCATACAGATGAACAACGGAAAAAGATCGAACGTATGTTAAGTGTTAAAGCTTATAACAGCTTTGGTATGACAGAAATGAACGGCCCTGGAGTTGCTTTTGAATGTCAGGAACAAAACGGCATGCACTTTTGGGAGGATTGCTATCTGGTTGAAATTATTGATCCTGAAACAGGAGAACCAGTTCCAGATGGAGAAATTGGTGAGTTAGTACTGACCACTCTCGACCGCGAGATGATGCCGCTTCTACGGTATCGCACCCGAGATCTCACCCGTATTCTTCCCGGAGAATGTCCATGTGGACGCACCCACCTACGCATTGACCGTATTAAAGGACGTAGCGATGATATGTTCATCATTAAGGGAGTTAACATCTTCCCAATGCAAGTAGAAAAGATATTGGTACAATTCCCACAATTAGGCAGCAATTATCTTATCACACTGGAAACAGTAAACAATCAGGATGAAATGATTGTGGAAGTAGAACTCAGCGATCTTTCTACTGATAATTACATTGAATTGGAAAAGATACGCAAAGAGATCACACGTCAATTGAAAGACGAGATATTAGTGACTCCCAAACTGAAACTAGTGAAAAAAGGTTCCTTGCCACAAAGCGAAGGAAAAGCAGTCAGAGTAAAAGACCTACGTCAAAATCACTAATTCTTTCAAGAGATCACTCTCTCTACATAAAAAAATATCCCATGAAGCGAAATAAATTCATGGGATGTTTTTTTTATGTAATAACTCCCAAGATAACGAAGTGGCATTAAAAGAAAAAAGGAACGGTAATCAACCAAGATTGCCGTTCCCCTTTATAAAAAAGCCGCACCGATGATGTGATGAAACTCCGAATGACATGATTTGAGCGCTCGTCCTCTTTGTAATCCACTGACTCAAAGGTTACCCCGAAGGGCGTGGCCCGCCATTGAGAAGCGAAGCTTGTCTCGGTATTTCATAATAGTTTGATGAGTTTCCCGATCCAATCAATGCGGCTATATTTTCTACAACAAATGTAGTAAGTTTCCGTCAAAGAAACAAGGAAAAACATGATTTTGTTTCCTTCTGACAAGACATTTTATATAATATCTCCCCTACTATAAGCAAAAAGTGCCGATTACTCATTCGTAATCAGCACTTTGTCAACTATTTGCTAAATAAACTTAAGCTGCTTTTGCTTTAGCTACGATAGCCTTGAAAGCTTCCGGATGGTTCATCGCTAAATCAGCCAAAACTTTACGGTTGATTTCGATTCCTGCTTTGTGCAAAGCACCCATCAGCTTAGAATAAGACATACCTTCCAAACGAGCTGCAGCATTGATACGCTGAATCCACAAAGCGCGGAAGTTTCTTTTCTTGTTCTTACGGTCACGGAACGCATAAGTCAAACCTTTCTCCCAAGTATTCTTGGCAACGGTCCATACGTTCTTTCTTGCACCAAAGTAGCCTCTGGTTAATTTCAAAATTTTCTTTCTTCTTGCTCTTGAAGCAACGTGATTTACTGATCTTGGCATAGTTTTACTAATTTTTGAATGTTAGCGCCATTACTTCACGCAACGGACTTAAAGCTAATGCATTCGGTTAATACTTTAAAATACTTTGTACGCTTTTTACTTCATTGCTAAGAGTTCCTTAACTTGGCTTACGTTTGTCACGTCAACCGTAGTTGAATGGCACAAGTTTCTTTTTTGCTTCTTAGTTTTCTTAGTCAAGATATGACTGTGAAAAGCGTGCTTTCTTTTGATTTTACCTGTTCCGGTAAGAGTAAATCTCTTTTTAGAACCGGAGTTAGTCTTCATCTTTGGCATCTTACTTATTTTTAAATTATTTAAATTATATGGCAACGCACTATACCTGTGGCGTTACTCATTTCTTTTTTATTCTTCTGTTTCAGCCGGAGCCGCTTTCGATCCTTCTGCGGATTTCGGTGCTGCAGGCTTCTTTGGTGCCTCTTTCTTTTTTGGAGAAAGCTGAATGGTCATTCTTTTCCCTTCCAATACCGGCATTTGGTCTACTTTCGCATAGTCTTCCAAATCATTGGCAAATCGCAGCAATAGTACCTCTCCCTGTTCTTTAAACAAGATTGAACGACCTTTAAAGAATACATAGGCTTTCACCTTATCACCATCTTCCAAGAATCCTCTGGCATGTTTCAACTTGAAGTTGTAATCGTGATCATCGGTTTGTGGACCGAAACGAATCTCCTTCACATTTACTTTAACCTGCTTTGCCTTCTGTTCCTTCTGACGCTTCTTCAGCTGATAAAGAAATTTAGAGTAATCAACGATTCGACAAACAGGGGGTTGCGCGTTTGGAGAGATTTCCACGAGATCCACCTCACGCTCTTCGGCAAGCTTTAATGCCTGAGCTATCGGATATACGTTTGGTTCTACTTCATCGCCCACTATGCGGACTTCTTTGGCACGGATTTGCTCATTAATCCGGTATTGCCCTTTTAAGCTGTCATTTTTCATTAAATAACCTCTATTTCCAGTTTGTTT from Bacteroides sp. MSB163 includes:
- a CDS encoding SH3 beta-barrel fold-containing protein, encoding MSTNFRNQMKEVMSLAWSFVKRNGFSMSEALKVAWANLKLKAQMKSKIVKFYFQKVDGSVREAYGTLNERLMPTITGTDKRAKNDTVQTYYDTERQEFRCYKKANLLKIA
- the mltG gene encoding endolytic transglycosylase MltG, with amino-acid sequence MKKKTKGILIGGLIALFLIGAACAGTFYYYLFYPQFHPSKTAYIYIDKDDTPDSIYNKVKKQGHPKSFSGFLWMAKWRDYNSNIHTGRYAIRPGESVYHVFSRLYRGYQEPMNLTISNVRTLDRLARSVGKQLMIDSTEIAVIMNDSLFQKKMGYTKETMASLFIPETYQVYWNMSVQDFFDRMKKEHEKFWNQDRLAKATTIGMTPEEVSTLASIVEEETNNNEEKPMVAGLYINRLNKGMPLQADPTIKFALQDFALRRITNEHLNVKSPYNTYLNTGLPPGPIRIPSTIGIDAVLNYAKHNYIYMCAKEDLSGTHNFASNYTDHMKNARKYWDALNERKIFK
- a CDS encoding thiamine pyrophosphate-dependent enzyme, whose protein sequence is MSKQLLLGDEAIAQAALDAGLSGVYAYPGTPSTEITEYIQMAPITTEQNIHSRWSSNEKTAMEAALGMSFVGKRALVCMKHVGMNVAADCFINSAVTGVKGGLIVIAADDPSMHSSQNEQDSRFYGDFSLIPMYEPSNQQEAYDMVYNGFAFSEKIGEPILLRMVTRLAHSRSGVEQKAQQVQNEISFSEDPRQFILLPGNARKRYKVLLERQAEFIEASENSPYNKYIDGPNKKMGIIACGIGYNYLMENYPDGCEYPVLKIGQYPLPKKQLLQLVEACDEILVLEDGQPFVEKQLKGYLGIGVKVKGRLDGTLPQDGELNPDKVARTVGKENKSEFGVPSLVEMRPPALCEGCGHRDMYTVLTQVLKEEYPTHKVFSDIGCYTLGANAPFNAINSCVDMGASITMAKGASDGGLHPAVAVIGDSTFTHSGMTGLLDCVNENANVTIVISDNETTAMTGGQDSAGTGRIEAICAGIGVAPEHIRVVVPLKKNYEEMKQIIREEIEYRGVSVIIPRRECIQTLARKKRNK
- a CDS encoding indolepyruvate oxidoreductase subunit beta — translated: MKKDIILSGVGGQGILSIATVIGKAALKDGLYMKQAEVHGMSQRGGDVQSNLRISDQPIASDLIPSGKCDLIISLEPMEGLRYLPYLSPEGWLVTNETPFVNIPNYPAEADVRAELDKLPHKIVLNVDKVAKEIGSIRVANIVLLGATIPFLGIDYEKIQTSIREIFERKGEAIVEMNFKALAAGKEIAEKLM
- a CDS encoding phenylacetate--CoA ligase family protein gives rise to the protein MNNKYWEEDIETMSREKLQELQLRRLKKTINIAANSPYYKKVFQEHNITADSIQSLEDIRKIPFTTKADMRATYPFGLVSGNMQEDGVRIHSSSGTTGTPTLIVHSQHDLDSWANLVARCLYMVGIRKTDVFQNSSGYGMFTGGLGFQYGAERLGALTVPAAAGNSKRQIKFITDFKTTALHAIPSYAIRLAEVIQEEGIDPTSTSLKTLVIGAEPHTDEQRKKIERMLSVKAYNSFGMTEMNGPGVAFECQEQNGMHFWEDCYLVEIIDPETGEPVPDGEIGELVLTTLDREMMPLLRYRTRDLTRILPGECPCGRTHLRIDRIKGRSDDMFIIKGVNIFPMQVEKILVQFPQLGSNYLITLETVNNQDEMIVEVELSDLSTDNYIELEKIRKEITRQLKDEILVTPKLKLVKKGSLPQSEGKAVRVKDLRQNH
- the rplT gene encoding 50S ribosomal protein L20, with product MPRSVNHVASRARRKKILKLTRGYFGARKNVWTVAKNTWEKGLTYAFRDRKNKKRNFRALWIQRINAAARLEGMSYSKLMGALHKAGIEINRKVLADLAMNHPEAFKAIVAKAKAA
- the rpmI gene encoding 50S ribosomal protein L35 gives rise to the protein MPKMKTNSGSKKRFTLTGTGKIKRKHAFHSHILTKKTKKQKRNLCHSTTVDVTNVSQVKELLAMK
- the infC gene encoding translation initiation factor IF-3 encodes the protein MKNDSLKGQYRINEQIRAKEVRIVGDEVEPNVYPIAQALKLAEEREVDLVEISPNAQPPVCRIVDYSKFLYQLKKRQKEQKAKQVKVNVKEIRFGPQTDDHDYNFKLKHARGFLEDGDKVKAYVFFKGRSILFKEQGEVLLLRFANDLEDYAKVDQMPVLEGKRMTIQLSPKKKEAPKKPAAPKSAEGSKAAPAETEE